A window of Panicum virgatum strain AP13 chromosome 8K, P.virgatum_v5, whole genome shotgun sequence contains these coding sequences:
- the LOC120645338 gene encoding uncharacterized protein LOC120645338 — protein MAGRDARDWEACTLVPWALHLPRGAGAGDIEDLLLDELHLRRGDILVTVLQPEPFLIRFERKEDCDLARSRGRFTRRGMDICLRRWRSLTHALGLRLFYRVRLYLDGIPGHAWTPDIVERVIGRRCALQCINTDLVQPQDTRHIDLWAWTADPSAIPKRVGLVFTHRPGDRSAAVFVTQDQPNRRHQGIRFNVFLHVGLLEDYTMAAQDLQGAISNPAAAKPTKRAYTWRYGVVDGAPASTRSTFPARLTQPPRERAASTFVADCAGRQEEQRHRDALVRGSRHNADQRRAAAVRGGRGRDTAAPERDQGAQQDEELHCTFGRTCKDQGFTWPRFWGPDDDDDADDYEHPGRGSDTGRTRQARRDARGERRECTRSPRRRDSEFTGGRRRADTHPTRGPGRPSYEIAPLLESIRGLKRIDPKDREADRSQRQRGAAGS, from the exons ATGGCCGGGCG tgaTGCTCGAGACTGGGAAGCCTGCACTCTGGTGCCGTGGGCTTTGCATCTGCCGCGCGGAGCGGGAGCCGGCGACATCGAAGATCTCCTGCTCGACGAGCTGCACCTCCGCCGCGGGGACATCCTCGTCACCGTACTTCAGCCGGAGCCCTTCCTGATCCGGTTCGAGCGAAAGGAGGACTGCGACCTGGCGCGGAGCCGCGGAAGGTTCACGCGCCGCGGCATGGACATCTGCCTACGGCGTTGGCGGAGCCTCACACACGCTTTGGGGCTGCGCCTCTTCTACCGCGTCCGGCTCTACCTCGACGGCATCCCTGGGCATGCTTGGACGCCGGACATCGTGGAGCGCGTCATCGGCCGGCGATGCGCCCTGCAGTGTATCAACACTGATCTGGTGCAACCGCAGGACACTCGGCACATCGACCTGTGGGCCTGGACGGCTGACCCGAGCGCCATCCCCAAGAGGGTGGGGCTCGTGTTCACCCACCGGCCGGGGGACAGATCCGCCGCGGTCTTCGTCACGCAAGATCAACCGAACCGGAGGCATCAGGGCATCCGCTTCAATGTCTTCTTGCATGTAGGTCTTCTGGAGGACTACACGATGGCGGCGCAGGACCTCCAAGGGGCCATCTCCAACCCGGCGGCGGCCAAGCCAACGAAGCGGGCGTACACCTGGCGCTACGGAGTGGTTGACGGTGCTCCGGCATCTACACGCTCCACTTTTCCGGCTCGCCTTACCCAGCCGCCGCGGGAGCGGGCAGCAAGCACCTTCGTTGCGGACTGCGCGGGGAGGCAAGAGGAACAGCGACACCGCGATGCTCTGGTGCGCGGCAGCCGACACAACGCCGACCAACGCCGCGCTGCTGCTGTCCGTGGGGGGCGTGGCCGTGACACGGCGGCACCTGAACGCGACCAGGGCGCACAACAAGACGAAGAGCTGCACTGCACGTTTGGACGCACGTGCAAGGACCAGGGCTTCACCTGGCCACGGTTCTGGGGAcctgatgatgacgacgacgccgacgactacGAGCACCCGGGCCGGGGGTCTGATACTGGCCGAACACGCCAGGCGCGTCGGGACGCACGCGGCGAACGCCGTGAATGCACCCGTTCGCCACGACGTCGGGATAGCGAATTCacgggcggcaggcggcgggctGACACTCACCCTACAAGGGGTCCAGGTCGCCCCTCTTACGAAATTGCTCCGCTCCTTGAATCAATCCGTGGATTGAAGCGGATCGATCCCAAAGACAGAGAAGCGGATCGATCCCAAAGACAGAGAGGAGCAGCAGGGTCGTGA
- the LOC120643652 gene encoding protein NODULATION SIGNALING PATHWAY 2-like: protein MVDSRQMETMSYPCSPLLSFPIHEESSYSLWSPQLAHHENSSIDSSNTHGHENSSAFPYFREDCEFFDTTAIDSSDTHGQNAFHVDVFTHCPERLLQQESGNLVTIQEELMEENSLSDLLLTGAEAVEDGDSSLASVVFSKLDEILPFTFENAAASSFDRLAYHFFQGLQSRMSGASFPCYLPEPEQSGTMSVHQMIQELSPFVKFTHFTANQAILDATSGDMDVHIIDFNLSEGIQWSSLMSDLARQGGKSFHLTAILVDPADDSNNTHHTATRCLAEFAESLNLPFHYSSLCMHNKEDLEDFSRNCEGSIVVSCDTTNLCYKSCSKLQMLLLSCVKNLQPKLVVIIEEELVRIGKEVSTTHSSFVEFFFEALHHFTMVFESLASCFSTSNNSVCLTLVERGMVGPKIQDFVGQYRSVALGVPPQDLEGFMSSDLSACNIAQARMLVGLFNRSFGVTHEKGRLQLCWKSRPLISVSVWTPV from the coding sequence ATGGTAGACAGTAGGCAAATGGAAACCATGTCATATCCTTGTTCTCCCCTTCTCTCCTTTCCTATACACGAAGAGAGTAGTTATTCTCTATGGTCTCCTCAGCTAGCCCACCATGAGAATTCCTCTATCGATTCTAGCAATACACATGGCCATGAGAATTCCTCAGCTTTCCCTTATTTTCGAGAAGACTGCGAGTTCTTTGACACCACTGCCATAGATTCTAGCGATACACATGGCCAAAATGCTTTTCATGTTGATGTGTTCACCCATTGTCCTGAGAGGCTTCTGCAGCAAGAGAGTGGTAACTTGGTGACTATCCAAGAGGAGCTCATGGAGGAGAACAGTCTAAGTGATCTCCTTCTCACCGGAGCAGAGGCGGTCGAGGATGGGGATTCAAGCCTTGCCTCGGTAGTGTTCTCAAAACTTGACGAGATTCTGCCTTTCACCTTTGAGAATGCAGCAGCCAGCTCTTTTGATCGGCTGGCCTACCATTTTTTCCAAGGTCTGCAGTCCCGGATGTCTGGTGCATCCTTTCCATGCTACCTGCCAGAACCAGAGCAGTCTGGTACCATGTCTGTGCACCAGATGATACAAGAGCTGTCGCCATTTGTTAAATTCACGCACTTCACCGCCAATCAGGCCATTCTAGATGCCACCTCAGGTGACATGGATGTTCATATCATTGACTTCAACCTCAGTGAGGGCATCCAGTGGTCATCACTCATGTCAGACCTCGCTCGCCAAGGTGGCAAGTCGTTCCACCTTACAGCAATCTTAGTGGATCCTGCTGATGACAGTAACAACACTCACCACACAGCTACACGGTGTCTTGCAGAGTTCGCTGAATCCTTAAACCTCCCCTTCCACTACAGCTCTCTTTGTATGCACAACAAGGAGGACCTGGAGGACTTTTCCAGGAACTGTGAAGGCTCAATAGTTGTCTCATGTGACACAACGAATTTGTGTTACAAATCGTGTAGCAAGTTACAGATGCTACTACTTAGCTGTGTCAAGAATTTACAGCCTAAGTTAGTGGTCATCATAGAAGAAGAGCTGGTCAGAATTGGAAAAGAGGTTTCTACAACTCACTCTTCGTTTGTGGAGTTCTTCTTTGAGgcattgcaccatttcaccatGGTGTTTGAGTCCCTGGCGAGTTGTTTTAGCACTAGTAACAATAGCGTCTGCCTGACGCTTGTGGAGAGGGGTATGGTGGGGCCAAAGATACAGGACTTCGTGGGGCAGTACAGGTCTGTGGCACTTGGGGTTCCTCCTCAGGATTTGGAAGGGTTTATGTCCAGTGACCTTAGTGCCTGTAATATTGCTCAGGCCAGGATGCTGGTTGGGTTGTTCAATAGGAGCTTTGGGGTCACGCATGAGAAGGGCAGGCTTCAGTTGTGCTGGAAGTCAAGGCCTTTAATCTCTGTGTCTGTTTGGACTCCTGTGTGA
- the LOC120643651 gene encoding transcription factor VIP1-like has translation MDAFLPPPAPPASAFGGGGGVPARGHHRRAHSETFIRLPDADLLLDPDADFGFSDIDFPSLSDDSPAASDPTPQPQPQQPAPPAPPPSAPRPPSGAHMRSLSLDAAFFDGLSLQGGGAGGGVAGHKRSGSMDGATSPFEGESAPPGALPDYAKKAVPAEKLAELALLDPKRAKRILANRQSAARSKERKIKYTSELERKVQTLQTEATTLSAQLTLLQRDTSGLTTENRELKLRLQAMEEQAKLRDALNDALREEVQRLKIAAGQVPNMNGNPFNGGLPQQQQQMASYFSQPQQMQYFGGHQGQHHHHRTSSNGGGQSLSDSMDFM, from the exons ATGGACGCGTTCCTCccccctccggcgccgcccgcctccgcgttcggcggcgggggcggggtccCCGCGCGCGGGCACCACCGGCGCGCCCACTCCGAGACCTTCATCCGCCTCCCCGACGCGGACCTCCTGCTGGACCCGGACGCCGACTTCGGCTTCTCCGACATCGACTTCCCCTCGCTCTCCGACGACTCCCCCGCCGCGTCCGACCCGACGCCGCAGCCCCAGCCCCAGCAGCCCgcgccccccgcgccgccgccgtcggcgccgcggccgccgagcgGGGCGCACATGCGGAGCCTCTCCCTCGACGCGGCCTTCTTCGACGGCCTCTCGctgcagggaggaggggcggggggcggcgtggcggggcACAAGCGGAGCGGCTCCATGGACGGGGCCACCTCGCCGTTCGAGGGCGAGTCCGCGCCCCCCGGCGCGCTCCCGGACTACGCAAAGAAAGCCGTGCCCGCCGAGAAGCTCGCCGAGCTCGCGCTCCTCGACCCCAAGCGCGCCAAGAG GATCCTGGCGAACCGGcagtcggcggcgaggtccaaGGAGAGGAAGATCAAGTACACCAGTGAGCTCGAGAGGAAGGTGCAGACGCTGCAGACGGAGGCCACCACGCTCTCAGCACAGCTCACGCTTCTTCAG AGGGATACCTCTGGTTTAACCACCGAGAACAGGGAGCTCAAACTCCGGTTACAGGCCATGGAAGAACAAGCTAAACTTCGAGATG CTCTGAATGATGCCCTGAGAGAAGAAGTCCAGCGGCTTAAGATAGCTGCTGGGCAAGTCCCTAACATGAACGGGAACCCCTTCAATGGAGGActaccacagcagcagcagcagatggcgTCCTATTTCTCACAACCGCAGCAGATGCAATATTTCGGCGGCCACCAGGGCCAGCATCACCACCACCGAACCTCTTCAAACGGTGGTGGCCAGTCCCTGAGCGACTCGATGGATTTCATGTGA